From one Caldithrix abyssi DSM 13497 genomic stretch:
- the rplQ gene encoding 50S ribosomal protein L17: protein MRHRKKGNHLGRTASHKKALMRNLAAEVFEHKEIRTTLAKAKELRSYVERLITYGKKGTLHHRRLAFQFLQNKNAVKTLFDEIAPLYEDRAGGYTRIIKLGNRRGDNAQISIFQLVGFEKVKSKKDEKKKEAKKAKPEVKEEDVKAAVEEKKQPAEGEAKETAEPTEQTKADTPEEVKSEETPQEAAEEKKAPEDEKKE, encoded by the coding sequence ATGCGACACAGAAAAAAAGGAAATCATTTAGGGCGGACGGCCAGCCACAAAAAAGCGCTGATGCGCAATCTGGCGGCCGAAGTTTTCGAACATAAAGAAATTCGTACTACGCTGGCTAAAGCTAAAGAGCTGCGCAGCTATGTAGAACGATTGATTACCTACGGCAAAAAAGGAACGCTCCACCACCGACGTCTGGCGTTTCAATTTTTACAGAATAAAAATGCCGTAAAAACCCTGTTCGATGAAATTGCGCCTCTGTACGAAGACAGAGCCGGCGGCTACACGCGAATCATCAAGCTGGGAAATCGCCGCGGAGACAATGCGCAAATTTCAATCTTTCAACTGGTTGGCTTCGAAAAGGTAAAAAGCAAAAAAGACGAAAAGAAAAAAGAGGCGAAAAAAGCCAAACCTGAAGTTAAAGAGGAAGACGTTAAAGCCGCAGTTGAAGAGAAAAAACAACCGGCGGAAGGGGAAGCAAAAGAAACGGCTGAACCCACTGAACAAACAAAAGCGGACACTCCAGAAGAAGTAAAATCTGAGGAGACGCCTCAGGAAGCTGCGGAAGAAAAAAAGGCTCCTGAAGACGAGAAAAAAGAATAA
- a CDS encoding glycoside hydrolase family 10 protein — translation MLKIIVLILGILVGQALAQHRGIWIVRNSLNTKEDLKQLERIHQKLQLTDVYVQVRALGENVYSAPMASRLTLNEIVEFCHRNGIKAHAWINVFYIWSKNKAPRNPNHPFLQDVDHLLSDWSSEEPVLKNLKKKGVEGYFVDPRAFTNKAQIERLLNQLLTQYQFDGIHLDYIRYPGKGVIFSKHLRTLFMKKYFIDPLLFFKEKTFNPEGQSLYRNFLLNELNNFVENFKNVVRQIDESCVVTMAVKPDIDRAKFEYYQDWVNWLKQGSGDYVLMMNYSPDENVFRKNLLKAEQLIGKNNVVCGIGAYYLDGENLEKRIKLVEALQFKGYALFSFTTLKNKPELLTTIDQRQTIKIQTY, via the coding sequence ATGTTGAAGATAATTGTTTTAATTCTGGGAATTCTGGTCGGGCAGGCGCTCGCTCAACATCGTGGTATCTGGATTGTTAGAAATTCTTTGAATACAAAAGAAGATTTAAAACAATTAGAAAGAATTCATCAAAAACTACAATTAACGGATGTTTATGTGCAGGTAAGGGCATTAGGGGAAAATGTGTACTCCGCTCCAATGGCCTCTCGACTTACCCTAAATGAGATCGTTGAGTTTTGTCACCGAAACGGCATTAAAGCGCATGCCTGGATAAATGTTTTTTATATCTGGTCAAAAAATAAGGCGCCGCGCAACCCGAACCATCCCTTTTTGCAGGATGTCGATCATTTATTAAGCGATTGGTCCAGTGAAGAACCCGTACTAAAAAATTTGAAGAAGAAAGGCGTTGAAGGATATTTTGTTGACCCGCGCGCTTTTACCAACAAAGCTCAAATAGAACGGCTGCTTAACCAATTACTTACGCAGTATCAGTTTGACGGCATTCATCTGGATTACATCCGTTATCCGGGCAAGGGCGTAATCTTTTCTAAGCACCTGCGCACTCTTTTCATGAAAAAATATTTCATCGATCCCCTGTTGTTTTTCAAAGAAAAAACGTTTAACCCCGAGGGCCAAAGCCTGTACCGAAACTTTTTGCTAAACGAACTGAACAATTTTGTCGAGAACTTTAAAAATGTCGTTCGGCAAATAGACGAATCGTGTGTGGTTACCATGGCTGTTAAACCTGATATTGACCGGGCAAAGTTCGAATATTATCAGGATTGGGTCAACTGGCTAAAGCAGGGGAGCGGCGATTATGTGCTGATGATGAATTATTCTCCCGATGAAAATGTTTTCCGCAAAAATCTGTTAAAAGCCGAGCAATTGATCGGAAAAAATAACGTCGTTTGTGGAATCGGAGCCTATTATCTGGACGGTGAAAATTTAGAGAAGAGAATTAAACTGGTTGAAGCGCTTCAGTTTAAAGGCTATGCGTTGTTTTCGTTTACAACTTTAAAAAATAAGCCTGAACTGCTCACAACGATCGATCAAAGACAAACGATAAAGATACAAACGTATTGA
- a CDS encoding ParA family protein, translating to MGKILVVAGQKGGIGKTTTVVNLGASLAIFNKSVLLVDLDPQGSVGISFQLDEYHVKLGMYDVIVNNMALSNAIINSGLDTLDIAPMNVRNEEMEIELYSRALKIDLVKTILTPVRNLYDFIIVDCPPNLGAMTLNGLVAADEVIIPVLSEYYSLKSLGKFLNTLKNISKKYNKNLKIGGILVTMYDARVRKQKEIMEYLRSTFKELVFKSFIPRNSKVSEAPSVGKPVILHDIRSRGALSYLKLAEEIIEKNNKN from the coding sequence ATGGGAAAAATACTGGTAGTGGCCGGCCAAAAAGGCGGAATTGGTAAAACGACAACGGTGGTAAACCTGGGAGCAAGTTTGGCCATATTTAACAAATCGGTGTTGCTGGTCGATCTGGATCCGCAGGGCAGTGTTGGAATAAGTTTTCAATTGGACGAATATCATGTTAAATTAGGCATGTACGATGTTATTGTAAATAACATGGCTTTGAGCAATGCCATTATTAATAGCGGCCTGGATACGCTGGATATCGCCCCGATGAATGTGCGCAACGAAGAGATGGAAATCGAACTCTATTCCAGGGCCTTAAAAATTGATCTGGTAAAAACCATTTTAACGCCGGTTCGCAACCTGTACGATTTTATTATTGTTGACTGTCCGCCCAATCTGGGGGCGATGACTTTAAACGGCCTGGTGGCTGCCGATGAGGTGATTATTCCGGTTTTAAGCGAATATTACTCGTTAAAATCACTGGGCAAGTTTTTAAATACGTTGAAAAACATCAGCAAAAAATACAATAAAAATCTGAAAATTGGCGGAATATTGGTTACCATGTACGACGCTCGTGTGCGCAAGCAAAAAGAGATCATGGAATATTTGCGCAGTACCTTTAAAGAACTTGTCTTTAAAAGTTTTATTCCGCGCAATTCAAAAGTTTCCGAAGCGCCTTCGGTAGGCAAACCGGTCATTTTACATGATATTCGCTCCAGGGGTGCGTTAAGTTATTTAAAATTAGCCGAAGAGATAATAGAGAAAAACAATAAAAATTAG
- a CDS encoding response regulator, with amino-acid sequence MEKFYIRSQDIEQKIHSVKLPYLAWKVLFLLGEKQSVAALAEILGDDEQTIEGALKTLIDEELAVEIEAEAPSEKAEEKAEILEETPEPAVPEIEEEEEEAEAAPEQEEVVSEEAPVEIPEAKEKEESDLSEIEEEESFTGIEDFDIPGVEEELVEESESDISEVESDIELPQLEEETEKLDFDFENMEEPAVAEAEKAEEKEEEKETKPAGAPTLLVIDDSIVIRKMVELALEGEDLILETATSGKEGLKALDEVKPDVVVLDLMLPDINGIDLLKTIKASLNIPVIMLSGKDSPQMIEKAKAEGADAFLPKPFRDEELVKTIHELLQK; translated from the coding sequence GTGGAAAAATTTTACATACGCTCACAGGACATCGAGCAAAAAATCCATTCTGTTAAATTACCCTATCTGGCCTGGAAGGTGTTGTTCTTATTGGGCGAGAAACAATCGGTTGCTGCGTTGGCCGAGATTTTGGGCGACGACGAACAAACGATCGAAGGCGCGCTTAAAACGCTGATTGATGAAGAACTGGCGGTGGAAATAGAGGCCGAAGCTCCTTCCGAAAAAGCGGAAGAAAAGGCAGAAATCTTAGAAGAAACGCCGGAACCAGCCGTTCCGGAAATTGAGGAAGAAGAAGAGGAGGCGGAAGCGGCGCCAGAGCAGGAAGAAGTCGTCTCAGAAGAAGCGCCAGTTGAAATACCTGAAGCGAAAGAGAAAGAAGAATCGGATCTTTCGGAAATAGAGGAAGAAGAAAGTTTTACGGGCATTGAAGATTTTGACATCCCAGGCGTGGAAGAAGAGCTGGTAGAAGAAAGCGAATCGGATATTTCCGAAGTAGAATCAGACATTGAGCTGCCTCAGCTTGAAGAGGAAACAGAAAAGCTGGATTTTGATTTCGAAAACATGGAAGAACCTGCGGTTGCAGAAGCGGAAAAAGCGGAAGAAAAAGAAGAAGAAAAGGAAACAAAACCGGCGGGGGCGCCAACCCTATTGGTTATTGACGATAGCATCGTGATTCGAAAAATGGTAGAGCTGGCGCTGGAAGGCGAAGATTTAATACTCGAAACCGCAACCAGCGGTAAGGAGGGGTTAAAAGCCCTGGATGAGGTCAAACCGGATGTGGTGGTTCTCGATTTAATGTTGCCGGATATCAATGGCATTGATCTTTTGAAAACCATCAAAGCATCGTTGAACATTCCGGTGATTATGCTCTCCGGAAAAGATTCGCCGCAAATGATAGAAAAAGCCAAAGCCGAAGGGGCGGATGCCTTTTTGCCCAAACCGTTCAGAGACGAGGAGCTGGTCAAAACAATTCATGAACTTTTACAAAAATAA
- a CDS encoding chemotaxis protein CheW, translating into METEARVSLIKISDQYFAIEIKYIREVLPLPQVTKVPNVEKQFLGVFNLRGKIVPLIDISPILKLQNMTLEPDHFVIYCLVNGKYAGILAEKVLEMRDLETEQLHVPGAEVNPDLLPYISAIYEETQYGTIYVLDMVSIFESAELNRYRFE; encoded by the coding sequence ATGGAAACAGAAGCACGCGTTTCATTAATAAAAATATCCGATCAGTACTTTGCTATTGAAATAAAATATATTCGCGAGGTGCTCCCTCTGCCACAGGTGACCAAAGTGCCCAATGTGGAAAAACAATTTTTGGGGGTGTTTAATTTGAGGGGCAAAATTGTGCCATTGATTGACATAAGCCCCATTTTAAAATTGCAGAATATGACGTTAGAACCAGACCATTTTGTCATCTATTGTCTGGTAAACGGTAAATATGCGGGCATTCTGGCCGAAAAGGTTCTGGAAATGCGCGATCTGGAAACGGAACAACTACACGTACCGGGCGCCGAGGTCAACCCGGACCTTTTACCCTACATCTCAGCCATTTATGAGGAAACGCAATACGGAACCATTTATGTTCTGGACATGGTTTCCATTTTTGAATCGGCAGAATTAAACAGGTACCGCTTTGAATAA
- a CDS encoding methyl-accepting chemotaxis protein yields MKSDIKYLFIRISIVLFSICLLAFFAAMVLQKNAELDRVIVGQSKQLSLIGNAFTTYLAPDSVIAAGAEKVEGYIKDFRLKLKLASYYQFKVLQIEGTHTRIIYDEENPANNGKDFDFWKEMQDARQTNRQTFHLVKDGGRLVYSLVQPLQIENELTDRLVLIQCDLKPFLKNDLRAVLPHGLGLIGIWFILELLLFLLLKPVDSALSYFRESFKRLQEGKSVLKPETGYKYFHTEYDLLKEASRKFIKIEEVQLDRSEEQKQIKEFLNIVTAAAEGDFTVQASVTADALGALSDSFNLMISDLSKLIKDVKNAAFQVAGSTADILANIEEMAQGAEDQARQTENISRLAHEMNEIFVNTRESAQKSAKAAQEARLVAQKGEAVVQKAIEGMHNIRRSVREAMKQVRFLDENSARIGEISDFIAEISSRTNLLALNASIEAARAGESGRGFSIVAEEIRNLAESTNTSAEEISKLIEAIQKSISLTLENIENGNSEVAVGVQLVDQTGDALREILEKVEISSNAASDISQATEEQTRYSQQIARALEEIAGIAKATADRAQQSRQAAQQLEALSKELNKAVEKFKLSNNGATQ; encoded by the coding sequence ATGAAAAGCGACATAAAATATCTATTTATACGCATTAGCATCGTTCTTTTTTCCATCTGTTTGCTCGCATTTTTTGCGGCCATGGTGCTGCAAAAAAATGCAGAACTGGATCGTGTCATCGTCGGACAGTCGAAGCAGCTTTCCTTAATCGGAAATGCCTTTACAACCTACCTTGCGCCCGACTCGGTAATTGCAGCCGGTGCTGAAAAAGTTGAGGGTTATATTAAAGATTTTAGATTGAAACTCAAGCTGGCCAGTTACTACCAGTTTAAAGTTCTGCAGATCGAAGGAACGCACACGCGCATCATTTATGATGAAGAAAATCCCGCAAACAACGGCAAAGATTTTGACTTCTGGAAGGAGATGCAGGATGCGCGGCAAACGAATCGGCAAACCTTTCATCTGGTTAAAGATGGCGGCCGACTGGTTTACTCATTAGTACAGCCATTGCAAATTGAAAACGAGTTGACCGATCGCCTGGTTTTGATTCAATGCGATCTGAAGCCGTTTTTGAAAAATGATTTACGCGCCGTTTTGCCGCATGGCCTGGGCTTGATCGGCATCTGGTTTATTCTGGAGCTTTTGCTCTTTTTACTGCTTAAGCCGGTCGATTCGGCCCTAAGTTATTTCAGAGAATCCTTTAAGCGTTTGCAAGAAGGCAAATCCGTTTTAAAGCCGGAAACGGGCTACAAGTATTTTCATACGGAATATGACCTGTTAAAAGAGGCTTCGCGTAAATTTATTAAAATTGAAGAGGTACAGTTAGATCGTTCGGAAGAACAAAAACAAATTAAAGAGTTTTTGAACATTGTAACGGCGGCAGCAGAGGGCGATTTTACCGTGCAGGCCAGCGTAACGGCAGACGCTCTGGGCGCGCTATCCGATTCATTTAACCTGATGATCAGCGATTTGAGTAAACTAATTAAAGATGTGAAAAATGCCGCTTTTCAGGTTGCCGGTTCCACGGCGGACATTTTAGCCAATATTGAGGAGATGGCTCAGGGGGCCGAAGACCAGGCCAGGCAAACAGAAAATATCAGCCGCCTGGCCCATGAGATGAACGAAATTTTTGTTAATACGCGCGAAAGCGCCCAAAAATCGGCAAAAGCGGCGCAGGAGGCTCGCCTTGTGGCCCAGAAGGGAGAGGCGGTTGTGCAAAAAGCCATCGAGGGCATGCACAACATTCGACGTTCCGTGCGCGAAGCCATGAAACAGGTGCGCTTTCTGGATGAAAATTCCGCGCGCATCGGCGAGATTTCGGATTTTATCGCCGAGATCTCCAGCAGAACCAATTTATTGGCCCTGAATGCCTCCATCGAAGCCGCCCGCGCCGGGGAATCCGGACGTGGATTTAGCATTGTGGCCGAAGAAATCCGCAACCTGGCCGAGAGCACCAATACTTCGGCCGAAGAGATTTCTAAATTGATCGAAGCCATTCAGAAAAGTATTTCATTAACACTGGAAAATATTGAAAACGGCAATTCCGAAGTGGCGGTGGGCGTTCAACTGGTCGATCAGACGGGCGACGCCCTGCGCGAAATTTTAGAAAAAGTGGAAATCTCTTCAAACGCCGCTTCCGATATCTCACAGGCAACCGAAGAACAAACCAGATACAGCCAACAAATTGCCAGAGCGCTCGAAGAAATAGCAGGGATAGCTAAAGCAACCGCAGACCGGGCTCAGCAGTCAAGGCAGGCTGCTCAACAATTAGAGGCTTTGTCAAAAGAGTTGAACAAAGCCGTAGAAAAATTTAAGTTGAGTAATAATGGAGCAACACAATGA